The genome window TATTTGGGGTTATTCTGCGTGGCTAGGAGTATTCATAGGCATATTAATGACTCAAATTAGCATCTTTCAAGGATGGGAAAATTTCGGTAGTTTTACCCTTGTTATGCTAATCACCGTAGTGACATCACTGGGCAAAATACTAGCCAGTCTATGTAGTGAATCCCAAAATAACAATATTTTTCCTCAATCGGATAATCGCTATTTTCTTCATAGTGTTAAAAATACCGCTCAATTTATCCTTTTTGGTTGTTTTATTAGTCATTTACCCATCGCAATTATTTGTGCTTGTTTAGTGTGTGGATTTGGCAGGGCGCCATGGAATTTATTTATAGAAATTGCGGTTACATGGTGGTTAAGTGATAGTTTTGGGATTTTGATTTTTACCCCTTTAATTGTGGCATGGCAAAAACAAGTTTTTAATTTTATAAAGTGTATTAAGAAACAATGGTTAAATACACTTGTTACTGTATTTTTAGTTTTTATTATTAATCAATCGATTATTAACACGTCTTACGATATACAGTTTTTATATATTCCCTTGGTGGTATGGGTAGTATTTAAGTTTGAAGAATTGGGTGCAAGTTTAGTTGTATTAGTTATTACCATTAATTTAATGTTAGCCACCATCGCACAAACTACTTCTTTTGCCATGGAATCGACGAGGGATTCTCTACTTTTATTACAGTCTTTTATTGCTTGTATTTCTATGACAACCTTGCTTTTAGGAGCAGTTTTAAGCGAAAATAATTATCGTAAGCAAGAATTAATAAAATTAAATAAAGATTTATCCGCAAAAAATAAATTATTAGAAGAATTAAATCGTCAGAAAGATTTACAAAGTGAAGCAAAGGAGAAAATATTAACAGAATATAATAGGTTACTTCAAAAACAGTTGTCTTTAGTTAAAGCGAAAGAAAAAGCTGAAAATTTAACTAAACGGAAAAGCCTGTTTTTTGCAAGTCTGAGCAATGATTTTCTTAACCCTATTAATGCTTTAGTAAAGATAACAGAAAGTTTAGCTAACACTCAATTAAATGATCAACAAAGGGAATATACTCAAATAATTCAGCAGACAATCTCAACGCTATTAAAAGCTGTTAATGATATTTTTAATTTTTCTTCCATTGAAATTGGGGATTTTGAGTTACAGGAGGATAAATTGAGTATTAAAGATATTCTCCAATCTATTAATATTTTATTCTCAAAACAGAGTCAAGAAAAGGAGGTTAATATTTCCTATTCTATTCAGAAAGAATTACCCAATTTTATCGGAGATGCTTCTCGTATTCGTCAAGTATTATTTAATATTTTAGGAAGCTCTTTTTATAATCAAAATAGTTCTGTTTTCATTTATATAAAGGAAGCAAATTTATTAAATAAAAATAAAGGTTTAGATAATAGCAAAACACTTTTACTTTTTACTATTAAAAGCACTATACATGATCAAAATGAAGTGAGAGAAGATGGGGAAGCGATACAATATGATGGTGAAACGGCGCTATGCGATCGCACTGAAAATGATAAGATAATAGATACTTATGATATTTTTAATACATTTGAAACCACCACAGAATTTCCAGAAAATAATAGAGAATTAGAGCTATTTATCGCCCAAAAACTAATTAACGCCATGGGAGGTACTATCTGGATAGAAAATGACGGTAAAATAAAAGGAAATCCCCCAGCACAATGGAGTTTGCCATCTCCATCATCCCCAACCTCAATTATTTACTTTACTCTACAACTATGCCCTATATCTAGTGAAGAAAATAAATCAACATCTTCCCATATTTTCAAAGAATTATCCCCATTAAACATTTTGATAGCAGAAGATAATCGTATTAATCAGAAAATAATGCTTTATCATCTAAAACAACTAGGATATGAAGGGGAATTTGTAGCCGATGGTGCAGCACTTTTAGAACAGGTAAAACAAAAAAAATATGATATTATTTTTATAGATATAAAAATGCCTATTATGGATGGTATTCAAGCCAATAAACTTTTAAGAAAAAACTATAATAAAGCTCACTATATAGTTGCTATTAACCACTTGATTGAAAACAAAAAAGAAGAGTTTATTTCTCTAGGTTTTGATGACTGCATTAATAAACCCATTCAACTGGAAGAATTAAAAGTGGTTTTACAAAAAATATTGTTGATACATAATCTGTAAAATTTCTATGGACTTAATCGAAACAAAACAACATATTCAATGAATTATTATTAATTACACCAAATTTTTCTTAAGATAAGATACCTATTCGTTAGCTTGAAATAGAGATGATTAGTTTATTGATCCGTAATTATGAACTGTTTCCCGTCATAATTAGTACGTTATCAAAGACTTACTGTTATAGCAATTATCATGGTTACGGGGTACAAAATGATTCCCCTAAATCCCCCGCAAATTCGGGGGACTTGAAAATAATAAATGTATCTCATAATTATAAAAAACGCTATAGTATATTTTTAATTAACTTCCAAATCGTATTATTCCCAAATCAAAAACCCCTGTTTCATTTGCTGGAATTGTAAACTCTGTACTTAAACGAGGATTTGTAAATAAATTGAGGCGATAACTTCCTGGAGTTAAACCCATGAGAACAAAACGCCCCATGTACATTAACAAATTATTTGTCATCGGTAACAAATTAGTGTCGTCTTAACAAAATAAATGACGTGATAACAGATTAATGTCGTCAAGGCACACGGAGAGACTCGCTTTCAATTCTCTAAAAGAACTCCTCCTTGCTGGGAAG of Cyanobacterium sp. HL-69 contains these proteins:
- a CDS encoding two-component signal transduction system histidine kinase / response regulator; translated protein: MNFFYSTIKKYDFNPLRVPWWKQIVVALTYFITALISITFTTYPNTGSTPIWIPGGIAVGLIFIWGYSAWLGVFIGILMTQISIFQGWENFGSFTLVMLITVVTSLGKILASLCSESQNNNIFPQSDNRYFLHSVKNTAQFILFGCFISHLPIAIICACLVCGFGRAPWNLFIEIAVTWWLSDSFGILIFTPLIVAWQKQVFNFIKCIKKQWLNTLVTVFLVFIINQSIINTSYDIQFLYIPLVVWVVFKFEELGASLVVLVITINLMLATIAQTTSFAMESTRDSLLLLQSFIACISMTTLLLGAVLSENNYRKQELIKLNKDLSAKNKLLEELNRQKDLQSEAKEKILTEYNRLLQKQLSLVKAKEKAENLTKRKSLFFASLSNDFLNPINALVKITESLANTQLNDQQREYTQIIQQTISTLLKAVNDIFNFSSIEIGDFELQEDKLSIKDILQSINILFSKQSQEKEVNISYSIQKELPNFIGDASRIRQVLFNILGSSFYNQNSSVFIYIKEANLLNKNKGLDNSKTLLLFTIKSTIHDQNEVREDGEAIQYDGETALCDRTENDKIIDTYDIFNTFETTTEFPENNRELELFIAQKLINAMGGTIWIENDGKIKGNPPAQWSLPSPSSPTSIIYFTLQLCPISSEENKSTSSHIFKELSPLNILIAEDNRINQKIMLYHLKQLGYEGEFVADGAALLEQVKQKKYDIIFIDIKMPIMDGIQANKLLRKNYNKAHYIVAINHLIENKKEEFISLGFDDCINKPIQLEELKVVLQKILLIHNL